In Verrucomicrobiota bacterium, the sequence GGATACGCCGGCTCGCGCTGTGGAGCGGATGCTGCCTCGCCGGCGTACTGCTGCTCGGCTCGTTCAACTACGTCCGCAACTGGTCGTCGTACGGCTCGCCGACGGGGCCGCGCAGCTTTTCCGACGCGACGCGCATCGCGCGCCCGTCGGTGCGCAGCGTCGCGAGCAATCTCGCGCGGTACGGCTACCACCTGTGCGATTTCGGCGGGGTGTGGCCGCGGCCCATGGCGCGCTTGCTCACCGAGACCAAGGCGCGCGCGGCACCCGCCGTGTTCGACGCGCTCGGTCTTGAGGCCAATGCGCCTGACATCAACCTCGCCGGTGCGCAAGATAGCTTCCCCATCAACGCGGAGACGGGCTGGTTCGACCAGGTGCCGCACCTGCACGAAGACGTCGCTTGGTTCGGTCCGATCGCGTTCTTTGTTGGACTGCCACTCGGGGTGGCGACACTCATCCGCGCGCCGATCCGACGCCGGTGGTCGTGGTTCGCCGTGGCGCTCATGCCAGCCATGCTCTGGCTGGTGCAGTGCATTGTGCTTCGCTACTCGAAATGGAACGGGCGCTACCTGATCGTCGCGGCCGTGTCGGCTGCGCCGGTGCTTGCACTCGCCTACACGCCGTGGGCGCATCGGCGGAATGCGGCCATGCGCGTCTCGGGCATGGCGCTGACGTGGCTGCTTGTCGTCATGAGTGTCACCACGGCGCTCACGGCGACGTTGTTCAACGCAGCGAAGCCGATCGTTCCGAGGCCCGTACAGGAAGCGGCAACATCCGGGGAAGCCAGGAGGGTGCGAGGCGTTCTGACGCTGCCGCGCCTTCTCGTGCGATCCCGCTACAACACGCCCGCAGCGGGATCGATCCTATCCTTGCCGGCTGACATTCTGCCGGAGACGATAACGCTCGGCATCGTGCTAGGCGGCGACGACTGGGACTGGCCGCTGTTCGGGCCGCGCATGAGGCGACGACTCGTACCGCTGCCACCAGATGCCGAACGCGTCGCCTCGGCCTTTGACTCGGGCGAGGTCGACATGGTCGCCATCATGCTCACGGCCGCCCCATTGTCGAAGATGGGACCCATCATTGGCGAGCGTCGGCTCTTCGTGATGCCTGACGAAGATACAGATCGAACCGTTCTCCGGCTTCACATCGCGCTCCCAGACGTGTGGAGCTTCCTCGTCCCGGCAAGCGAACCGGTTACGCTCTTCTTACCGACGCGCGACTGGACCATCATACCCGGCAAGTTCTGGATTGATGGCGACCAGCAGTTCGTCCCGACGCGGCTGACGGGACAGGGACATGTCGAGTTCCGCTTCACCCCGAATCCCAAGATTCTCGGATTGGGTCCGCTCGTGTTTGACTTCATCGGCCAGGGGCAGGTCATCCATCAGATGCGGGTGAGCCAACCGGGCGATAGGCGGGTCATCTTGGACTGGCATCCGGGTCCGGCGGTCGATGACCAGATCCTGCACGTGCGTGTGCACTCGGAGGTCAACGAAGCGGACGCCATCGTCCAACGTGTCGACAACGTGTACGAACTCACCAACCTCATCTTCCACCCGGTAAGCCTGGGACCGTCGCAGCCATAGACACGCCCAAGCGTCCCGAACACACGGATCGTCGAGGCGGGCCAGCCGCTATCGGCGCGAAATCATCCTTGGGATCCGGTGGCGGCGCGGGCCACGCCGGCCGACGAATCGGAACACGCCGCACAGCATGCCCCAGCCGAACGCTGTATGATACGTCAGGAACGTGAGCGGGACCCAGAGGTTTGGCCGGAGGCGGTTGGCGATGTGCGTCTCGATGGAAAACCCGATGGCGAGCACCAGGTAGACGCCGACAAGCGAATAGGAGACCGTGCGTATGATCACGAGCGGGTGCACCTTGAGGAAGGTGCCCAGAACGCTTGTGACCAGCGCGACGATGCCCGACAGCACCAGGAGCATCGGCACGAACTGGCGCCAATAGCGGAACGTGAAGTGCTTCTGGAACAGCCGGATGCGCCACATCCCGTCGTAGACCGTGCGCTCCCAAAGCTTGGCCAGGTTGGAGCGGAAGCGGTGCGTGGCGCGGATCTTGGGGTTCATGGTGATCGTGCCGCCCACCTGGCGCAGCCGGCAGCTCAGCTCGTCGCTGTGGTACTTCTTCAGATCGTCGTCGAACAGGCCGATCCGCTCAAAGACCTCGCGCCGGTAGGCGCCACACGGGATGCTGTCGATGAACTTGGCCCGGCGCCGCGGCCGCAGCGAGCTGATCCCCCACGAGAACGCGCTGCAGATCGCGCCGATCATGGCACGTTGAAAGGTCCCGTCCGCCTTGGGCAGCACGACGCCGGCGACGCTGTCGGCACCCGTTTCGTCCAGTGAGCGGACGGCTTCCGAGATACATGTCGGGTCAACGACGAGATCAGCATCGACGCGCACGATGATGCGCCCGCGTGATTCCTTGATGCCGATGTTCAGGCCGTGGGCCGTGGTCCGGTGGTAGTTCTTGAGCAGCCGCACGCGCTTGTGGCGCATGCAGAACTCCTTGATGATGCCGCGCGTGCCGTCGTCGCTCCGGCCGTCGACAACAAGGACCTCCATCCGCTCGGCCGGGTAGTCCTGGGCGATGAGCGCATTGAGGCACTCACGCAGGCGGGCACGCTCGTTGCGCACGGGAACGACGACGGAAACGTCTATGCTCGACACGGTCATCTCGTGTTGTGGATGCGTCAAGTCGCCTATGGGCCGGACGGTGTGAAGGTAGCATGGGGAGAGGCCGCCGGCAAGAGGCTTTTTGTCGCGCTGGAGCGACCCGCCCGTGGCGGGGGCTGTCCCGGCGGGTATCCTGCCCGCCGCGTGGACATCAAGCGGAGGGCGGGACACTGCTACTCCATGGCGCGCTGGTGGTCGGCAACGTCCTCGATGATGGCCGTGAGATCGAGCTTCGGCTCGAAGCCGATGAGCCGGCGCACCTTGGCGATGTCGGGCGCGCGGCGGCGCATGTCTTCGAAGCCCTCCTCGTACGCGTCTTCGTACGGCACGAGCACGATGTCGGACTTCGAGCCGGTAACCGCCTTGACCTCCCCGGCGAGCTGCCGGATGGTAATCTCGCGGTCGTTGCCGATGTTGAAGATCTGGCCGATCGCCTCCGGGTGCTCGGCGAGCTTGATGAGCGCGCCGACAACATCGCGCACGTGGCAGAAGCAGCGCGACTGCTCGCCGTCGCCGTAGACCTGGATCGGCTTGCCCGCGAGCGCCTGGCGCACGAAGCTCGGCACGACCATGCCATACTCGCCCGTCTGGCGCGGACCGACGGTGTTGAACAGCCGCACGATGACGACGGGCAACCCCTTCTCCTTGTGGTAGGCGAGCGCAAGGAACTCGTCGAGCAGCTTCGAGCACGCGTAGCGCCACCGGCCCGTCGTGGGCGGGCCGATGAGCAGGTCGTCGTCCTCGTTGAAGCGCTCGCGCACGCTGCGGCCGTAGACCTCGGAGGTCGAGGCAAGCAGCACCTTCTTGCGCTTCTTGTTGGCGCAGGCCAGCACGTTCTCCGTACCCTGGACGTTGGTCTCGATGGTGCTCACGGGCCGCTCGACTACGAGGCGCACGCCGACCGCCGCCGCGAGGTGGAACACCACGTCGGCGGCGTCCACCAGCTCAGCGAGCACGGGCAGGTTCATCACCGAGTCGATCGTGTAGCGGAACCGGGTGTGGGGCTTGAGGTGCTCGATATTACGGATGCTGCCTGTCGAGAGATCGTCAATGATCGAGACCGAGTCCCCGCGTTCGAGCAGCCCCTCGGCCAGGTGCGATCCAATGAAACCCGCCCCGCCCGTGATAAGTGCCTTCATTACTCCTCCGCTGCTGCTCTGGGGCTACTGAACGCGTACAGGGCTCGGAGATCCAGCCTACGGCCCACAAACCCGCAGGATTGCCCCCGGCCATCCTATGGAGCCCCTTCGGGGTTCAATCCCCACCGCGCCCTCAGCGCTACGCCAGCTCGATCAGGTCAACGTGGATGATCTCGTCGGCGCGTCCCGCGAGCTCGTCGAGGACACCGTGGCCGGGCTTGCTGTCGAGTTTGATCTTGGCGCAGGCGGCTTTGGCGCCGACGAAGATGATGTTCTCCATCTCCTGCACGTTGATGTGCTGCTCCTTGAGCGTGCTCAGCACGTTGGCGAGCACGCCGACCTTGTCGAAATGGCGCACGACGAGCTGCCAGCGCGCAGGCGATTCCTTCGCGAGGTTGACGCAGTTGGGCACGCTGCCGGTCTCGATGAAGCCGCGCACGATGCGCACCGCCTCGGCGGCAATGGCGTTCTGGGCCTGGGTAGTCGAGGCGCCGATATGGTGCGTGCCGTACACGCCGGGCTCGGCGAGCAACGCCTTGGCGTAGTCGGCCGTGGCGGGTTTGGGCTCGTCCTCGAATACGTCGAGGCCGGCGCGGATGCCCTTGGTCTTGACCGCCTCGTGCAGCGCGACCTCGTCGACAATGCCGCCGCGAGCGGTATGAATGAAGATCGCCTTCGGCCGCATGAGCGCGAAGAAGCGTTTGCCGATCACGTGCTGCGTCTCGGCCGTGCGAGCCAGATGCACGGTGACGATGTCGCTGCGCTGGGCGAGTTCCTCGAGTGTGAGGCACTGAACCACGCCGAGCTCGGTGGCGCGCTCGGCCGTAAGCGAGCGCGACCAGACGACCGGCTTGAGCCCCAGCCCGACGGCACGCTTGAGCACCTCGATGCCGATCTGGCCCAGCCCGACGATGCCGATCGTCTTGCCCTGCAGCCCGTCGGCCTTGCTGTACTCCTTCTTGTTCCACTTGCCCGCGCGCAGTTCCGCGACGCAATCGGGGATGCGCCGGTCGAGCGCGAGGATGAGGCCAATGGTGAGCTCGGCGACCGCGACTGAGTTCTTGCCCGGGCAGTTGGCGACGTAGATACCGCGCTCGGCGGCCCGGTCGGCGTCGATCGTGTCGTAGCCCGCGCCCGCGCGGACGATAAGCATGAGGTTCCCGGCCGCGTCGATCGTCGGCTTGCGCACCTCAGTCGAGCGCACGATGAGCACGTGCGCGTCCTTCGCCGCCGCGGGCAGGTCGTCGCGCCCCAGCTCGGCGTTCAGCGTGACCGTGCAGCCGAGCTTCTTGAGCTCGCCAACGTACTGCTCAGGGAACTTATCGGCGATCAGGACATTCATCAACGTCGCTCCTCCCCTACTCGATTCGATTCGATTCGCGCAGGCCCGTTCAGCCCAACGCGCCGTGATGATAAGGGAAAACGGCGACCAACACAAAGCGAAACAGGCGATTCCGGCACAGAGGCTCTGGCGTGCGCACGCTACTTCACCAAGCTGACGGCGTCGATCGAGTACATCGTCGAACTGCGGCCTGAGTTGGTGATGGCGATCTTGCTGATGGCCGATTCCCCGGCATGCAGGTCGCGCAGCGGGACGTAGACGCGCTGCCAGCGTCCGGCGGGAATCCGTCCGGCTTCTGTGTAATCGGCCTTGTTGACGCTGACGGCTCCGAGCTCCTTGCCGTCTTCGTCAAAGACACTGACGCCGAGTTGCTGGCCGCCTTCCGAGCCGCCGTTCACGTAGAACGCGAACGCCTTGTAGCCCGTCGTGTCGACCTTGCCGTGACGGCCGAAGGCGAGCGCGCCACCGGCCGGCTGGCTGACCGCGATGCAGGTTTGGCCTTCGGCGGGTTTGGTGCGGCTGAGAAGCTCCGCCTTCGATCCACCCCACGACCAGTCCTCCCAGCCGTTCTGCAGCCGGTCACCATAGACGATATGGGCCGTGCGCGGCGTCTGGGGAACAGGTCCTGGCGTGGTCGTGGTCGTGGTCGTGCCTTCCTCCTCCGAGGCGAGTGAAAGGCGCTCGGTGGTGAAGCCGACGTCGTCGAGGTAGAACGTCGGCATCGTCTCCTCGGACGGGTTGTAGAAGGCGATACGGGTGATGTCTCTCGGGCCAAGCTTGAAGTGCGACACGGGGATAACGAAGAACTGCCAGCGCTGGGGCACGATCTTGCCGCCGTTGATATAGCCCCGGTAGTTGAGGCGCAGCGACTTGCCGTCGGGCAGCACCTTGCCCTCGGCGTCGACCATGAATACACGCAGGTCCTGGCCGCCTTCGCTGCCGCCGTTGACCCAGCCGACCAGCGCGGCGTGGCGCGACAGATTGCGGCCGTTCTTGAACTCGAAGCAGAACGCGCCCCTGCCCTTAAGGGTGACCTCGATTGACGACTGGCCGTTGTAGACGCGCGTATCGTGCTCGGGATCGACCTCGGCCTTCCACGAACCGTCCGTCCACATGTTCTGGAACGTGTCGTCGTAGAGCATATGCGAGTACGTCGCCGCGACGGCAGGGCGCACCGCGAGACAGACCAACAGCAACAGACTGGCCGCGACAACGAGCACTGTGGCAGATGGCGTGCGTTCCCAGCACCGCTCAGAGCTCATGACAGCCTCCTGGCGTCTCGCGACCTCCTGGTTGGGCCGGGCGTCCATTCCCCTCGGTTACTCAGACGCCCAAGGGCAGGTGGAGGTTTCGCTGCCGCGTAGAGAAAGGATAGACACGGCCACGCCGAGCGTCAAGGGCTGAACCGGCAGACCTGGATGACCGCGTAAGCTCAGTGCAGTGTCTCTGCTGCAGTCTGCAGGAAACCACCGCAGGTATTACCGCGAGCATCCTGGAATGCGACTGCGGGGCTGCTGCATTCTCGCCGCTACGGACACACGGCAAGTTTGGACGATTCGCTTACGCTTCGGAGATCGGTCGGGGCATGAAAAACGGTTGACAAGACGCTCGTGCTATGGTATGGTATTAGCGTTGCTAGGGGGTTGCAGTTTGTGTTTTCCCAACGGCAGGGCAAGCGCTCTGCGCTCTAACTACTTGCACGTGGTCAGGTAAGGGGGTTGTATCTATGAAGAAACTCGTACTCATCCTCATGGTGCTGGCTATTCCAGCGCTCGCGTCAGCCGGGACGACCTGGTACGACACCTTCGGGTTCGAGCCAGGGGTCGATCCGACAATGATGACGCCCGACTTTACCCTCACCCCACTCAATGGCCAGGGCAACTGGCCACAGGCCGCTGGGCCTTGGGCGGGCGTGGGCAACGGTCCGGGCGGCGTGACACCGATGGTTGTGTTTGACCCGCTCGCCCTCCAGGGTCAGTGCGTCGAGCTCAATGTCGGCGACACGCAGGGCGATCAGTCGGGCATGGATATCGGGATCAACGATCCTCTGGCCGCTGGCTACCAGGTCGTCACGGTCAGCTTCGACATTCTGCGGCTTCAGCCCGCCACCCAGAACCTCTGGTGGTACTGGTGGGATGCGGGAACACCCACCTATGGGCTGCAGTGGGACCTTGCGCAGGCCACGCTCCCGTTCGGCTGGAATCCCGGCGCGGGACAGGCACCGAACGTCGTCGGCACGTGGGCGAACCTGACGATGACGTGGGACTTCACCACCATGACCACTTCGTCGTGGTACAACGGCGTGGCGGTGGACGTGAATATCCCGATGCCCGGCGACATCACGACGCTGACCGGGTGGGGCATCTGGCTCCAGCATGATAATGACAGCGGCAAAGGATCCGACGTCGTATGGATCGACAACTTCGCGATCACTGTCGACGCGCAGATTCCTGAGCCGAGCATGTTCCTGCTGGCCGGCTTCGGTCTGCTGCCGTTGCTGCGCCGGAAGAAGTAGCACCAGACATCTGAATCGACCGATCTAACGGCCCAGGGTCTTCGCCCCTTTCTGGAGGCGAAGGCCTTGGGCTGTCTTGTGGGAGCACACCGCGACAGCTTTGGAGACGGCTGCATGGGAACTCAGTTCCCCCGCCAGCCCATCAGGAGACGTGGACGATTTTCGTGCCCTGCGGCTCGAGATCGACGGGAATCTGGCGCAGCTCGGCGAGGGCCTTCTTGATCTCCGGGTGCTTGTCCTGGCGAGCGTAGACCAGCAGGAATCCGCCGCCGCCGGCGCCGAGGATCTTGCCGCCCAAGGCGCCCGCCGCACACGCACGGTCGTAGGCGGCGTCAATCGTCTCGTTCGAGATGCCGCTCGCCAACTCGCGTTTGAGCATCCAGCCTTCGTGCAGGAGCTCACCGAACTCGTCGAGATCGCGGCCCTCCTGGAAGACACGGCGGATCTCGCCGGCCAGGTGTGCCATCCGGCGAAGGAACTCGATCTTGTTGCCCGTTTGCTTTTTCTGCTCCGTCAGGATCTCGCTCGCCGAGCGCGTGATGCCTGTGTAGAAGAGCAGCAGCCGGTCGCCCAGCGAGTGCTTCAGCTCGGCGGAACAGACCACGGGATCGACGAAGACACTCTCGTCGGGGTTGAACCGGATGTACTGCAGGCCTCCATAGGCGGCGATGTACTGGTCCTGCTTGCCGATCGGCTCGCCGACGATGTCGATCTCGATCTCGCACGCTTCTTGCGCGAGCCGCTCGGGCGGCGCATAGGTGCCCGTGTAGGCGTAGAGCGCGTTGAGCAGCCCGACGGTGAAGCTCGACGACGAGCCGAAGCCTGTGCCGGCCGGGATGTCGGAGATCGAGGTGATCTCGATGCCGTTGGTGATGCCGGCCTTCTTGAGCGCCTCGCGCACGAGCGGGTGCTCGACCTCATCGGCGATCTCGACGATCTCGGTCTTTGAGTAGCTCACGCGGACCGTGTGGTCGAAGCGCTCGTTGACAGTGAGATACATGTACTTGTCGATCGTCGTGGAGATGACGGCGCCGGCCTCGTGCTGGTAGAAGGCACGCAGGTCGGTCCCGCCGCCGGCGAATGAGACGCGGAACGGTGTCCTCGAGATGATCACATGTGTTTCCTCTCAACGAGGCTGCAGTTGGCCGGGAGCACCCCGGCGTCTCGGCCAGTATACAGAACGGCCTTGTGCGGCACAACTTTAGGCAGAGAGCCGCCCACAGTCGCGCCCGCTGCTGCTATAATGCACCCATGAGTACGGAGAAGACAGACCCGCACATCAAGCCGATCGCGACGAACCGGCTTGCGCGGCAC encodes:
- a CDS encoding glycosyltransferase family 39 protein encodes the protein MLVLLLPIAVVLVGGCAYLVVSMVPTRTRVGRWLALWIAAWVEVVFTVEVLSLFDAVTPAGFLVCYVLLALIAVAVWYRRGRPRVRLLTLPRRSAPAHSREKKSWKGRGESRAPVHGLVLGAFLTHPAVGVLLVVLALCTLVNVVLGVGLPVNNYDANTYHLSRVGYWIQHGSTDHYFTHNERQNFMPPNAEYGFLALMIFVRAEWPAPLAQLAAYLICIVAVYAIARELGASDAAALFAALLLGTMTEIVLQATVPKNDLLVSSFLAPAVAFALLGLGGGDASPTERARALVWSGLAVGLAFGTKTTALLFLPGLALGGIAVAVGANVQAGIRRLALWSGCCLAGVLLLGSFNYVRNWSSYGSPTGPRSFSDATRIARPSVRSVASNLARYGYHLCDFGGVWPRPMARLLTETKARAAPAVFDALGLEANAPDINLAGAQDSFPINAETGWFDQVPHLHEDVAWFGPIAFFVGLPLGVATLIRAPIRRRWSWFAVALMPAMLWLVQCIVLRYSKWNGRYLIVAAVSAAPVLALAYTPWAHRRNAAMRVSGMALTWLLVVMSVTTALTATLFNAAKPIVPRPVQEAATSGEARRVRGVLTLPRLLVRSRYNTPAAGSILSLPADILPETITLGIVLGGDDWDWPLFGPRMRRRLVPLPPDAERVASAFDSGEVDMVAIMLTAAPLSKMGPIIGERRLFVMPDEDTDRTVLRLHIALPDVWSFLVPASEPVTLFLPTRDWTIIPGKFWIDGDQQFVPTRLTGQGHVEFRFTPNPKILGLGPLVFDFIGQGQVIHQMRVSQPGDRRVILDWHPGPAVDDQILHVRVHSEVNEADAIVQRVDNVYELTNLIFHPVSLGPSQP
- a CDS encoding glycosyltransferase family 2 protein; this translates as MSSIDVSVVVPVRNERARLRECLNALIAQDYPAERMEVLVVDGRSDDGTRGIIKEFCMRHKRVRLLKNYHRTTAHGLNIGIKESRGRIIVRVDADLVVDPTCISEAVRSLDETGADSVAGVVLPKADGTFQRAMIGAICSAFSWGISSLRPRRRAKFIDSIPCGAYRREVFERIGLFDDDLKKYHSDELSCRLRQVGGTITMNPKIRATHRFRSNLAKLWERTVYDGMWRIRLFQKHFTFRYWRQFVPMLLVLSGIVALVTSVLGTFLKVHPLVIIRTVSYSLVGVYLVLAIGFSIETHIANRLRPNLWVPLTFLTYHTAFGWGMLCGVFRFVGRRGPRRHRIPRMISRR
- a CDS encoding GDP-mannose 4,6-dehydratase — its product is MKALITGGAGFIGSHLAEGLLERGDSVSIIDDLSTGSIRNIEHLKPHTRFRYTIDSVMNLPVLAELVDAADVVFHLAAAVGVRLVVERPVSTIETNVQGTENVLACANKKRKKVLLASTSEVYGRSVRERFNEDDDLLIGPPTTGRWRYACSKLLDEFLALAYHKEKGLPVVIVRLFNTVGPRQTGEYGMVVPSFVRQALAGKPIQVYGDGEQSRCFCHVRDVVGALIKLAEHPEAIGQIFNIGNDREITIRQLAGEVKAVTGSKSDIVLVPYEDAYEEGFEDMRRRAPDIAKVRRLIGFEPKLDLTAIIEDVADHQRAME
- a CDS encoding hydroxyacid dehydrogenase; the protein is MNVLIADKFPEQYVGELKKLGCTVTLNAELGRDDLPAAAKDAHVLIVRSTEVRKPTIDAAGNLMLIVRAGAGYDTIDADRAAERGIYVANCPGKNSVAVAELTIGLILALDRRIPDCVAELRAGKWNKKEYSKADGLQGKTIGIVGLGQIGIEVLKRAVGLGLKPVVWSRSLTAERATELGVVQCLTLEELAQRSDIVTVHLARTAETQHVIGKRFFALMRPKAIFIHTARGGIVDEVALHEAVKTKGIRAGLDVFEDEPKPATADYAKALLAEPGVYGTHHIGASTTQAQNAIAAEAVRIVRGFIETGSVPNCVNLAKESPARWQLVVRHFDKVGVLANVLSTLKEQHINVQEMENIIFVGAKAACAKIKLDSKPGHGVLDELAGRADEIIHVDLIELA
- a CDS encoding PEP-CTERM sorting domain-containing protein, with translation MKKLVLILMVLAIPALASAGTTWYDTFGFEPGVDPTMMTPDFTLTPLNGQGNWPQAAGPWAGVGNGPGGVTPMVVFDPLALQGQCVELNVGDTQGDQSGMDIGINDPLAAGYQVVTVSFDILRLQPATQNLWWYWWDAGTPTYGLQWDLAQATLPFGWNPGAGQAPNVVGTWANLTMTWDFTTMTTSSWYNGVAVDVNIPMPGDITTLTGWGIWLQHDNDSGKGSDVVWIDNFAITVDAQIPEPSMFLLAGFGLLPLLRRKK
- a CDS encoding GHMP kinase; this encodes MIISRTPFRVSFAGGGTDLRAFYQHEAGAVISTTIDKYMYLTVNERFDHTVRVSYSKTEIVEIADEVEHPLVREALKKAGITNGIEITSISDIPAGTGFGSSSSFTVGLLNALYAYTGTYAPPERLAQEACEIEIDIVGEPIGKQDQYIAAYGGLQYIRFNPDESVFVDPVVCSAELKHSLGDRLLLFYTGITRSASEILTEQKKQTGNKIEFLRRMAHLAGEIRRVFQEGRDLDEFGELLHEGWMLKRELASGISNETIDAAYDRACAAGALGGKILGAGGGGFLLVYARQDKHPEIKKALAELRQIPVDLEPQGTKIVHVS